The genomic stretch TGAAGGCAAGCTCGACAACCGCTTCGATTCCCCCATGGGAGAATGGCAGCTCAGGCGGATCGACCCTTCCACCATTGAGCTGGATAAACCCCTCCCCGACGGGAAGCTCCACCTTACCCTCCGCGAGAAAAAGGCGCCCCTCATGATGGGAGGCCAGGGCGAGATACCCATGGGCCCCAAAGGGCTCTCCAAGTATTACACCCACTCTTCTCTCAAGGCCGAGGGCACCATTACGAGGAACGGCAAGACCCTCGACATCAAAGGCTCCGTGTGGATGGATCACCAGTGGGGCGACATGTCCATGTTTGATCCCTGGAAGGGATGGGACTGGTTCGGTATACAGCTTGACGGGGGGAGGCAGCTCAATGCATTCAACTTCAGAAACGAAGATGGCACCAGCCTCCAGACCACCCTTGGGATAAGCAACCCTGACGGCACCCAGGAGCACCTGGACGAGTTCACCGTGAAGCCCGGAGGCCACTGGGAAAGCCCTGTGACCGGCGCATGCTATCCCCTCGAGTGGACTATTGAAATTCCCGCGAAAAAGGCCACCCTCCACGTCAAGGCATATCACAAGAAGCAGGAGGTGCCCGGCAACTGGCCCTATACCAGCAAATATCTTTCTGCCATGCCCACGTACTGGGAGGGAGCGTGCAAGGTGACCGGAACCTTTGAGGATAAGCCTGTCAAAGGAAAGGCTTACATGGAGCTCCTCGGCTATGAGGAGAGGAAAGATGACGGTGAAAAGGCCGTGGCAGAGGCCAGGAAGCTTGTGGCAGCGGCAGAGAGCCACGATCCTTCGGCAGAGATGCTCTTCTCGGGGGGGAACAGGCAGCAGGGATAATCAAAGAGGTATTCTGGTGAAGAAAAGGGCCTGTCATAGACAGGTGCCTCAGGGGTGCCAGAGGCTTCCCTGGTGAAAGAACAATATGAAGAGGGGGTGGCAATTATGCGAATAATGATGCCCGTCCTTCTCCTCATGGCAGTTTTTCTGCTCATGACGCCCTTCCAGGCCCATGCGTGCGGAACCTGTGCCTATCAGATGATAAACGCGCACTTCCCTTTCATCGGTCAGTGGTTCGTGCTTTTTCTCCTTTGGTTCCTCATCATCATTGTGCTGAAAGCCATTGACGGCACCCTTGAAGGTGCAGCTGTCGGACAATTCGCGATTTTCGGATTCATAGCCTTTTGCAGCGGCGCGGCCATGCTGGGCCCCCTTCCATTCATTCCTGTCCTGATCTACTGGCTCTGGTGGTACGGGAGCCTTTTCTACCAGAAGGGGAAGACGAGGACCGAGAAGCTGGCGCTCTATGTCACCCATGGGCTGACGATAGCTCTCATCGTGTCAGCAGGCCTATCTCTGAACAAGGCCGCGGACGAAGGAATAAAGGGAAAGCTGAGCAGGGTCAGCGGCGGGTCCATGCTTTACGGCCTTAGAAGCCAGGTGGCGCAGGAAAAGCTTTTAAGCGACATCGAGCTTGTGGAGCTTGCCCAGAACGGCGATGCGAACCAGAAAACAAGCTCCATTGCAATCATGGGCAAGATGAAAAATACCTTCTTTGTTCCTGCACTCGTGGAGATCATGCAGAACGAAAAGAATAGTAATGTCAGAACACAGATATCCTCTACTCTCAAGGAGCTTACGTCGGTGACGGGGGCGACAGACAGTTCTGTCTTCTGGAAAAACTGGTGGACAGAGATAAAGCCCACGTGGAGCACTTTTAAAGAGCGCCGGAAGGAAGAACAGGAGAGGAGCTCATTATGTCCGGGCCCTTAAAGGAAGGCGAGACAATAAAGGACAGGTACAAGGTGGAGCGTCTCATCGGAGAAGGCGCCACAGGGTTTGTTTATCTTGTCACAGAGATAAGCAACCCTGCTATCACGTGGGCCGTCAAGGAGATCGTGAGCTCCCTTCCCGCGGGAGCCGAACAAAGTGAAATCCTGGAGCAGTTTCAGCGGGAATGCGCTATCCTGCAGAACCTTAACCACACGGGCCTGCCGAAGGTAGGCGAGACATTCTCCGAGGAGGAGAGGCACTATCTCGTCATGGAGTACATTGACGGAGAGAACCTTCTCCTGAAGCTCAAGATAAGGGAAAGCCCCTTCACCTTCGAAGAGCTGCTCCCCGTGATAAGTCAGCTTACCAGCATCCTGGAATACCTTCATGGGCAGGACCCGCCGGTCATATTCAGGGATCTCAAGCCTTCCAATATCATGATCACCGCGAAAGGGCGCGTGAAGCTCATAGATTTCGGCATTGCAAGGCATTTTACCCCGGGCAAGGTGCGGGATACCTACATAATGGGCACCCCGGGGTTTTCAGCGCCCGAGCAGTACGGGAAAGAACAGACTGACCCTAAGAGCGACCTCTATTCCCTTGCCGTCACCGTGTACTTTCTCCTCACCAAAGAAGACCCTGAGAAATTTGCCTTTAAATTCCCTCCCGTGACGCAGTTTAACAGTACCGTGCCCCAGTGGCTCTCGGCGGTTCTCTCCCGCGCGCTGGAAGAGGACAGGGAGAAGCGCTTCCCTTCTGTCGGCGAGATGCTCAAGGAGATAAGGAAAAACGTGCATTCCGAGTCGAAGACGGCATTCTCCTTACCGCCGCAGCCGCAGGCTCCGGCTCCCGTCTCTGATACAGCCATCTTATTCTGGAAGCTTTTCAGCTCCGTCACCCTGTCCGGGGCGTCGGTCCTCGTGCTCAGATATGACTGGGGAATTCCCCTCGGGCTTATTTTTGCCGCAGGTGCCTTCCTGTTCACTCTTGCCCTGTTTTTTGATTTTTTTGCTTCCCATGGGAAAAGGGGATCGGCAGGACAGGGGATCCCGCCATTGATTCCCCTGTGCGCCGGTATTGTGTGCGCCATTGTGCTCTTTTACCCTTTGAGGTCCTGTTATGCAAAACTCACCCCTCCCCCGCGCGATGTTTATGGAGACTGCGTCCGCAATCTTGAAAGCATAGGAGTTGCCTGCGAGCTCTACGCAGGCGACAATGGCGGTCTCTACCCTCCTGCCCTGGATAAGCTTGCCCCCCGCTATATTGAAAAAATACCGGCATGCAGCCTTACAGGCCAGGAAGGATATTACTACCAGACCGACGGAGGGGCAGCTTATACGGTGCAGTGCAAGGGGAGACATAAGGAAGAGAAGGCTCCTTACTTCCCTCAATACAGCTCCAGCAAAGGGCTATCCCGGCAGAATTAAATGGGATCTCAAGAGCAAGCCGCCGTTCCCTTTAGAGGACAAGCCGCGGCCGTTGTTGAACATTGAAAAGACCGTTATGCCTGAAAGAGAAGTGGGGGAATCGAGTTGGAGAGCCCGTCAATCATAACCGTGATATTACTTTTAGTCGTGCCGGTTCTCATCGTCATCTATGCATTATGGACGAGGGCGCGGATTATGGGTCAGCTTGAGAATCTGAAGCATCTGCCCCCGCTCGCCCCGACTATTTCTCTTGAACCGGCTTCCTCGCCTTCCCTGAAAGACCGCAGAAAGGCGGATTCCTGCAGCGACGAGTTCGTCAATCTCGGCTTTGCCTCACTCGGAAGCTTCACGATACCTGAAAAACCGGGCTACGTCGTGATTGCCTTCATAGATGAGAAGGAAAACATTTTCGGCTTCATTCAGGAGTTCCCTCAATTAGGCATCTTCGCAGAATTGCGCTGCTATTATGAGGACGGCACCCGCCTGAGAGTGAGCAATTATATCACCACACTCACTCCGGAGCAGCGGGAGAACAAGAAGGCTCCTCAAGGGGAAAATGGATCCTCAGAAAGTTCGAGCACAATAGCGATAAACAGGGAAGGTGCCTCCGTCACCGGCCTTGCCGCACTTATGAAGGAAAGCCTGGGGGATAAGCCCCGGAAGGCTCTCTCCGGCGAGCTTTTCAAGGCATGCTACGAGAATGATTATGCTGAAGAGGCAAAGCACATAAATGAGGTCATTGAGCAACTGAATGCGCAACTCGTTAAAAGAGTATGCTGAAGCCTGCAGGAAATATGCTCTCTGACCGAAGTAAATAGCTTTTCATACTCTCGTATAGGACTTTCTCTCATCTCTATTGAAGTGGATTCATTATGAGCAATGGAGGTATATTTTGGATAAAACAGAGATAATCAACTCCAGCTTTAGGATTCTCTATTTCACCGGAACAGGCAACACCGACTGGGTGGTAAACAAGATCAGGAACGGCCTCATCGCAAAGGGTGCTTCATGCGAGGCTCTGCCGGCGGACCGCCTGCTGGCGGATTGCGGGATGGGTGTCAGTACAAAGGCGGACCCGGAGCTGATCAGGGCAAAACTGGGAGATTTCCTGGCCGGCGACGCAGTCCTGGTGCTGGGATTCCCCACATACGAGGGAACGGTCCCGAGGCCCTTCAGGGAGCTCTTTCCGCTCTTGCCTGATGGAAAGGTCCGGAAACTGGCATGTGTCTCGACGATACTGCTGGCGGGCGGGGACGCCGTCCACATCGCCGAGAAGACTCTCGCACATCGCGGGTACAAGTCGTTCCTTACCACTTACGTGGTCATGCCCGGCAATATAAGGCTGCCTGATTTCACGTTTTTTGAGATACATAACGGTCATGAGCTTGACCGCTTTTACGAGTCGGCGGGAAAGGCCGTCGCGGAGATTGTGGATGAGCTGCTTTACCAGAAGGCCCACTTTGAAGGAAGAACCATCGCCGACTATCTTATCGGCGCCTCGAACCGATGGGGCGAATATATCCTCCCTGACCTGTGGGGCAGGCATATGTTCGCCGATGCGAAGTGCATCAAGTGCGCTCTCTGCGCTTCCTCCTGCCCGATGGGGAACATCAGCCTTGCAAAGGGATATCCCGAGTTCGGCAACGACTGCTGCACGTGCCTGCGCTGCTACAACTTCTGCCCGGAAAACGCCGTCCAGATAACAGAGCATACCAGGGACGAGAAAAAATACAACCGCTACAAGGGCTTTGACGGCTGGAAGCCGCCGCGGCTGAGGAATGTAGAGGTCGGAAAGCGGGAGCCGGCGAAAAAGTAACCAGCACATCGATGACGGGGGGCGATGAATATGAAGGTGAAGTTCACTGTTTCCCTGCAGGTTCTATCATTATGCCTGATTTTCCTGTGCTCCGGCGCTTACGCACAATCAGGCAGGGATCCCGGGAAGGCCGTGACCCTCCCCGTCACCTCAAAGGCCGTCACCATAATCAGCTCCGTTCCCTCCTGTGAAAGGGGGAGCGAGGTAAAAGCCTTTTCAGGCGCTTTCAGAAAGCTCAGCGCAAAGGCACACAATGGCTCCGTCTCCGTTCAGGCCGGGAGGGAGCCCGTTTTTATCAGTGATGGTGATACTTCTTTACCGGGGAATGTGCCTGCTGAAAAATCCCCTTTCGGCTTTCATCCTGCGAATGTGGCAGGTGACAGGAAGCCCTTTGGTGCCGCGGAGGATATCGGCATCAGGTGGCACCGGGGATTTTATGCCTATTGGATCGTGATACAGAGAGATAACGAAGATATTGAGAAAGGCCGTTACCACTGGGTCGAGAATGACCGCGAGTGGGGCGCCGTGCCCCCTTCAATGACGATTCTCGCGAATATCGGCCTCCCAGAGCGCCTGAAGCCCAATCCCGTGAAGGCGGGAAAAACCGGTGCCCATGACCGCGGAGGCTCACTGTGGCAACTCAACGAGCCCGAAGAGGCCTATCTCAGTTTCGTGAAGGCGGCCGTTGACAGATATGACGGCGATGGAAAGAATGACATGCCGGGCCTCAAGGTGCCCATTAAATACTGGCAGTTCGAGAATGAGCCCGACCTGAGAGGGAACAGTGACTGGGAAGGCTTTGCACATCTCCAGGAGATCACCTATAAGGCCATCAAGAAGCAGTGTCCCGCAGCCAAGGTAATGATGGGGGGACAGTCGGGCGGCGGCATCGAGACTTTTGACGCTTTCTATGCGCCTATTCTCAAAAAACTTGGGGGGCGCTTCGTCGATATCTATGATTTCCATTATTATGGCGATGCAAGGCTGGACTGGCGCGGCGTGAAGAAGATATATGATCATATAAGGAAAACGCTTGACAGCCTGGGGTATAAAAAGACCGAGATATGGATCACGGAGATGGGCTCATACAGCGGGGCGCCGGGTGATGAAAAAGAAAGGCAGGGGCCCCGCCAGGATCCCCATAGAATCAAGGACCGGCCGCAGACAGAGCGGGAGCAGGCAAGAGACGTGGTCAAGAGATATGTCTATCCTCTTGCCCTCGGGGTGAAAAAGGTCTTCTGGGCCTTCGGCCTCATGGAAGGGTTCAAGCATGACGACGGCTATTTTGACCATACAGGATTCATCTATGACGGGGAGTTCGACAATGACCCGCCGCGGGGAACGAAAAAGCTCTCTTACTATACCTTCAAGCTGATGACACAGACGCTTGAGGGCGCCGACTGGGACAAGGCAGGAATACTCGACCTGGCCGGCAATGTATATGCGATCAGGGTGCCGCGTGGAAAAGGCACGGTGACCATCCTCTGGTATGATCCCCCCTATGCTGTCTCAGAATGCCTGCCTCCTGAGAAAATAGCTGAAATCAGGAAAATGCTGAGCGCACTGGAAGAGGAAAAGACAGACCAGAGCAATGCCGAGAAGAAATTCGCCAGGCTCTTCCGGATTATCAGGATAGCCGTCGAGTCCGGCGGGCCGGGCGCGGTAAACTCCTGGGCCCCGAAAGACAAAGTGACGGCCATAGAGAGAAAAATCCGCGAAAGAAAAGCCGATGCCGTGAGCGACCTTGACGGCCTGATAAGGAAAGCCGTCAAGGCCTTTCAGTAGGCAAGAAAGAATCCGGGAGCGGTCCCCTTTCAGAAGGTTATCTCGCCGACGCGCTGCGTCTCTTTCCCCTCTGCAAGGCGCAGCGTGAGGTTTCTCCTCTTTTCCTCGGGGCGCCCGAAGCTGGTGATCACCTCGGCCTGCACGGTGACAGGGCCCATAAGCGAAGGGGCGCTGCTCCCGTAGTAGTTCACATCCACCTTGTAAGTCCCCTTCTCGGCGCGCCTCAGGCAGTATTCCTCAGGGCCGTATCCCTGGGTGAAATCGCGGCTCACCAGCCCGCCGATGGTGGTCCTGTTGTGGTTGTATGACGCCTCTTCACCTGACGGCTCTATGAGGTGGAGGTCCATGTCAGTGAGATCGGCATCCCATGTGAGAAGTATCCTGATATCAAGATCAAGGAGCTTCACAAGCCTCTTGTCGGAGGGATATTGTGCCGTCGCACCGCTCGTGCGCCTCAGGTACTCGGCACGGATGGCGTTGAGATCCATGAGAGCTATGACCTCGATCTCTTCGAAGCGGTCCCATGTATTGATCACCACGTGGTTCAGAAGCTCCATCGACTTCTCGTATTCCTTCGCGTCACCGGTGCTGCGGGCTCTCTTCGCAAGGGCCAGGGCGAGATCGCGGTATGACTGGGGTTCTTCGGGGCGGAGCCTCTTTGCCTCCTCGAGGAGAGGAATGGCAAGATCATATTTCTCGAGCTGCAGGAGCCTCTGGGCCAGCACCCTCAGGAGCGGCGCGCTCTCGAGCTCAAGCTCCGCTATGTTGGAGAGGATCTGTATCGCGATGCCTTCCTGCTTCTTTTTCAGCATATACTGCGCGCAGTCAAGGTAGAAGGCCGGCGAGGCACCGTATTTTTTCTTCTCCTTGATATAAACACTGAAGGGGTCCTCCTTGCCTGCCTGCGAGAGAGCCGTGAGATAGGGAGTCTCAGGATTCCATTCCTTGATGATGATCTCAGGCCCCGCCGGGCTCTCGCCCTTCCCGCCCGACTGCTTCTTGTCGGCGCCCGCCTCTGTCTTTGACATCGCCTCGTCGCGCTCCCCTCCACTGCCGAAGCCGTCTGCCGCCGAAGTGCGCGGCGCTGCAGTTGTTGCCTGGGGTGCGGCACTGTTTCTCATGGGCTCCGCAGGAGCCTGGTGACGCTCTCTTTGCTGCTCCCCGTTATAATATTTGAAATCCTTCTTGTAGGAATATTTCTTTTCCCACCAGGACACGCGGTCATCCCACAGCTTCACTATCCGCTCTATCTTGGACTCATCATCCTTCACTTTTGCCGCTTTTTTCTCTTTCATAGCCCTGTCATACTGCTCCCGGTAATCGGCAAGCCCCGCGGGAGGCCTTATGGCGTGATCCATATACTGCTCAATGCTCTCAAGGACTATAAGGGAAGTGAAGGGAGTGACAAGTGAGAACTCTTTTCCCACGCTCTCAATCTCCTGGGCATTTTTCTCCTGGAATATCGAGAGGTCCTCGACCTTTTTCTCCGCCCAGCAGCAGCGGAGAAGCTGGCCCGATGGCGCATTTTTTGTATCGATGGTATAGGAGGATTCCTTCTCAGTCATACCGGCGCGCCCATACCTGAGAGCCACCTTCGCCCCGGCCCCGCTGAAGCGCCCAAGGAGGGTGAACCTGCCCTGCACAGGCTGTGCCGTCGCAGGATAGCATTCAGGCTCCTCCGGAGATCCCAGATACGAAAAAGGCTTTTTACCTATCTCCCCGACAATTTCAGAAGGGGCGCGGCGCTCAAGGTTGAAAAATGCGCCGCCTGACGAGAGGGCGAGGAATTTCAGGAATCCGTAATTGGCCGAGAGATCCGATGAAAAGACGTAAAGGGGCTTTTTGAGCCCTGAGGGGACCTCACTGCCGAAATTGGAAATACCGTCGGTGAAGAGCAGGGCCACATCAGGATCCCGGGGAGGCGCCGCCAGGCAGCCTGTCTGTGTCCCGCCGTCATAGGCAAGCCCGCTTATTGCCTTTAAAAGCCCTCCGGCATCGCCGTTTCTCACCTCGAAAGACTGCGGCGGGGCCATGGCGTTCCTGAAAACAAGGAGATCGACGATGACTGGATCATTCCTGTACTGAGAGAAGAAGGCTTCAAGAAGGGCAAGCTCTTTCTTGTGATCAGCCTTTTCCCTTGAGCCCGAGGCATCCCAGTAGAGAGCCACGCGGCGGGGTGCAGGGCTTCTCTCCGCGACACCGGCAGGCGAGGGAAAATCATTGACGGCGAAGTAGTAGAAGCCATCGCCGCCATCCTCAACGATGACCGGCGTTTTTTCTACCTCAGGGAGCGCGATGGAGATCAGACCCTCGGCAGGACTGTCCTTGAGCTTGGCTTCGGCCACGTAACTGTCGTTCCAGCGGGAAAAGGCCAGGTTCGCCGGCCCTCCTGACTTCACCACCGGGGCGGCGGCACCCTTCACCACTTCCACCCTCATGGAGAACTCGCTGAGCTTTTTCGCAAAATTGAGGGGGAGGCGGTAGGAGGCCCCATCCTTCCCCGTCACAATGTCGCTTACATAGCTTACCCTTACGGTGCGGCTGCCCCCCGGGGGAATGGGAAATACGCGGGTCTTGAAGGTATTGCCTTTCGCCAGCTCCATGAGGCCCGGGTCGATTCCCTTGCGGACCTCCTTCTCAAAGACCTGCCTCCCCTTCTCCTTGCTCACGGCCACTCCTTCAACCATACGGCCCTTCACGTCCAGGGCATAGCCGCTTACTGTGGCGCCTTCAGGAAGGGGAAAGTAGAGATCGCCCGCCATAGGCCTGCTGTGGGGATTCGAGAATACCAGGGTCATCTCCGTCTCGGCAAAGTACCCGTAGATCCTGGTCTTTATCTCAACCCTCGCGATGCCGAGCTCTTCGGGCTTCTCGTCCTGCCCCTTCACCACCATTGCCGGGGGCCTTGTCACATCAGGCGCCGGAGGCTCGTCATCGGAGACCTGTGAAACCTGGCTATCAGGCCTGGTCTGCGCTACGGGGGCTTTTGCGGTTCGCGTGCAGGCCATGGCAAAGAAAAAAATCACGACAAATAAGGAGATCCACAGCTTCAGGGCAGAATTTACTTTCATCGCGGCAGGCATCCTTTCATAATTTACCTCAAGATAAGAGAAGAGTCGCATGTTCCGGACTATTATTTCTTCTCCCGCGACGATGAAAAATCTTTTTTGAGGGAAAAGGTTTGTAAAGGAGTCTGTCCCCATTTTCCTCGAATGCTGCAGATATGAGGGAGCATGAGAGCATGGCACCACCGCAAGATAAGGCAGGAAGAGGCGCAGGCGCTGCAAAAAAGAAAACGGCCTTTGTGGTGCTCACTGCTCTTGTGCTCCTCATCCTGCTGGAGCTGTTCCTCAGGATGTCCGTGAAACCATCTGAAATATCGTACGGGAAGCTCTTCGGCACCGAGCTCCCACCCTTCAAGATCGCCCCCGTCCCTGAGAAACCTGCTGAGAAACCTGCTGAGAAACCGCCTGTAAAGCAGAATGAGCCCCCTGTCTCAGGCGATGACCTCTATGGCTATTTTGTCCCCGATCCCCTTATCGGTTACCGATATCCCGAGAGCTATTCGTCGGCCCACAGGTGGTGGCGCACCAACAATGTAGGGGCCCGGGCCGACAGGGAGACAGCCCGCCAGAGGGAGCAGGGGAAGAAGCGTGTCATCATTTTCGGCGATTCCTTCACCAACTGCAGCCAGGTGCCCCAGGAAGCCACGTGGCCCCTCATTATGGAGAAAAGGGATCCCTCCCTGGAAGTGCTCAATTTCGGCGTCGATGGCTACGGTATGGGGCAGAGCCTTCTCAGGTACAGCCAGATAAAGGAAAAAATAAACTACGACGCGGTGCTCATGGTCCATGTCTCCTCCTGTGATCTCCTCAGGGACATCAACACTTACAGGAAGCTCATCGGCTGGGGAGGATGGCAGATCATGCCCAGATATGTCATTGAAAACAACGGCCTGAAGCTCATAAAAAGCCCATTTGCCTCCACCGATGAATTCTACAGCGAAAATGAAGGAAAGCTCAGCAGGCGTACTGTCGAGCACCTCAGGAAATACGACGCGCTCTATATCCCCACGAAGTACGAGAGTCCCCCGCTCCTCGGCGATCTGATTCTAGTGAAGCTGCTGCTGGGCTTCTACAACTATGTCCGTGAAGATTCCGTGCGCCTGGGGGTCTTCAAGGGAAACTCCGAGGCCCTGAGGATCACGAAGCTGATATTCAAGGAGATGGAGAAGGAGTGCCGCCAGGGGGGCAGGCTCTTTCTCGTCATCGTGCTGCCGCGCCAGGACGAGATCATCCAGTACAGGGATAAACCGGTCTTCAAGAGAAAGTGGGACGGCATCATCAGCTCCCTGGAAAAAGACCATATTCCTTTTGTTGACCTCATGCCCGATATGGTGGACATCCCCGAAAACAGATTCGACAAGAGCTACGACGGTGAGCATAACGGGCCGGAAGCAAACAGGATCATTGCCGATCTCCTGCTGAAAGCTCTCATCGAGAAGGGAATAACCCGGGACCTTTGATATTGAAGCGAGTTGACTGCCTCAGGCGTATTCTGTTATCATATGAGCGCAGCATTTTAGCGGGCAGAGCCGCGGTCCTTGTTTCAGCGATGGGGTTTACCGCCTGAAGCTGACTGTGAGGTAAGGATAATGCTTTCAACATGGCTTGTCATACTTTTTCTTATAGCCGTCAATGCTCTTTATGTTGCGGCCGAGTTCTCGGCTGTGAGCGTGAGGCGGAGCAGAATCCAGCAGCTTGCCGCTGAAGGGAATCTCTTCGCACGCCAGCTGCTGCTGTCAATCAAGGAAGCGATGGCACTTGACCGGTATGTCGCCGCGTGCCAGATAGGCATCACCATTTCCAGTCTCGTGCTGGGAGCCTACGGGCAGGCGACGCTTGCCTGTGAATTGGCACCTCTTTTCGCACGCTGGGGCTCACTTCAGGAAGCTGCGGCACAGTCAACATCGGCGGTAATCGTGCTTGTCGCGCTGACGGTGCTGCAGGTGATACTCGGGGAGCTCGTTCCCAAATCCATTGCATTACAGTATTCACTGCAGACGGCCCTTTTCTCAGTCGTGCCCATGCGTTTCTCAATGAAGATCCTCTCCTGG from Candidatus Eremiobacterota bacterium encodes the following:
- a CDS encoding lipocalin family protein; the protein is MEISNGSQKYVSLPLNPHPMEGESPPTAAPEPRESVDIGNAPQGRLAGRPVFPQPTGLPASAPQGTEGTEAKTDGPSEVRRPVPPEPPAFPADEGAHPGVKTEWWYVNGHLKDSDGRRFGFHEALFDTPDVISGRYNIDLPGMPGATMLDTAFLELDAKAHTQKRILHLHMPGADHPGLSEGKLDNRFDSPMGEWQLRRIDPSTIELDKPLPDGKLHLTLREKKAPLMMGGQGEIPMGPKGLSKYYTHSSLKAEGTITRNGKTLDIKGSVWMDHQWGDMSMFDPWKGWDWFGIQLDGGRQLNAFNFRNEDGTSLQTTLGISNPDGTQEHLDEFTVKPGGHWESPVTGACYPLEWTIEIPAKKATLHVKAYHKKQEVPGNWPYTSKYLSAMPTYWEGACKVTGTFEDKPVKGKAYMELLGYEERKDDGEKAVAEARKLVAAAESHDPSAEMLFSGGNRQQG
- a CDS encoding serine/threonine-protein kinase, whose product is MSGPLKEGETIKDRYKVERLIGEGATGFVYLVTEISNPAITWAVKEIVSSLPAGAEQSEILEQFQRECAILQNLNHTGLPKVGETFSEEERHYLVMEYIDGENLLLKLKIRESPFTFEELLPVISQLTSILEYLHGQDPPVIFRDLKPSNIMITAKGRVKLIDFGIARHFTPGKVRDTYIMGTPGFSAPEQYGKEQTDPKSDLYSLAVTVYFLLTKEDPEKFAFKFPPVTQFNSTVPQWLSAVLSRALEEDREKRFPSVGEMLKEIRKNVHSESKTAFSLPPQPQAPAPVSDTAILFWKLFSSVTLSGASVLVLRYDWGIPLGLIFAAGAFLFTLALFFDFFASHGKRGSAGQGIPPLIPLCAGIVCAIVLFYPLRSCYAKLTPPPRDVYGDCVRNLESIGVACELYAGDNGGLYPPALDKLAPRYIEKIPACSLTGQEGYYYQTDGGAAYTVQCKGRHKEEKAPYFPQYSSSKGLSRQN
- a CDS encoding EFR1 family ferrodoxin (N-terminal region resembles flavodoxins. C-terminal ferrodoxin region binds two 4Fe-4S clusters.), encoding MDKTEIINSSFRILYFTGTGNTDWVVNKIRNGLIAKGASCEALPADRLLADCGMGVSTKADPELIRAKLGDFLAGDAVLVLGFPTYEGTVPRPFRELFPLLPDGKVRKLACVSTILLAGGDAVHIAEKTLAHRGYKSFLTTYVVMPGNIRLPDFTFFEIHNGHELDRFYESAGKAVAEIVDELLYQKAHFEGRTIADYLIGASNRWGEYILPDLWGRHMFADAKCIKCALCASSCPMGNISLAKGYPEFGNDCCTCLRCYNFCPENAVQITEHTRDEKKYNRYKGFDGWKPPRLRNVEVGKREPAKK
- a CDS encoding VIT domain-containing protein, with amino-acid sequence MKVNSALKLWISLFVVIFFFAMACTRTAKAPVAQTRPDSQVSQVSDDEPPAPDVTRPPAMVVKGQDEKPEELGIARVEIKTRIYGYFAETEMTLVFSNPHSRPMAGDLYFPLPEGATVSGYALDVKGRMVEGVAVSKEKGRQVFEKEVRKGIDPGLMELAKGNTFKTRVFPIPPGGSRTVRVSYVSDIVTGKDGASYRLPLNFAKKLSEFSMRVEVVKGAAAPVVKSGGPANLAFSRWNDSYVAEAKLKDSPAEGLISIALPEVEKTPVIVEDGGDGFYYFAVNDFPSPAGVAERSPAPRRVALYWDASGSREKADHKKELALLEAFFSQYRNDPVIVDLLVFRNAMAPPQSFEVRNGDAGGLLKAISGLAYDGGTQTGCLAAPPRDPDVALLFTDGISNFGSEVPSGLKKPLYVFSSDLSANYGFLKFLALSSGGAFFNLERRAPSEIVGEIGKKPFSYLGSPEEPECYPATAQPVQGRFTLLGRFSGAGAKVALRYGRAGMTEKESSYTIDTKNAPSGQLLRCCWAEKKVEDLSIFQEKNAQEIESVGKEFSLVTPFTSLIVLESIEQYMDHAIRPPAGLADYREQYDRAMKEKKAAKVKDDESKIERIVKLWDDRVSWWEKKYSYKKDFKYYNGEQQRERHQAPAEPMRNSAAPQATTAAPRTSAADGFGSGGERDEAMSKTEAGADKKQSGGKGESPAGPEIIIKEWNPETPYLTALSQAGKEDPFSVYIKEKKKYGASPAFYLDCAQYMLKKKQEGIAIQILSNIAELELESAPLLRVLAQRLLQLEKYDLAIPLLEEAKRLRPEEPQSYRDLALALAKRARSTGDAKEYEKSMELLNHVVINTWDRFEEIEVIALMDLNAIRAEYLRRTSGATAQYPSDKRLVKLLDLDIRILLTWDADLTDMDLHLIEPSGEEASYNHNRTTIGGLVSRDFTQGYGPEEYCLRRAEKGTYKVDVNYYGSSAPSLMGPVTVQAEVITSFGRPEEKRRNLTLRLAEGKETQRVGEITF